TAAATAGATCACATTTATTATGTACCTCGTTTATATACTTTTGTCCACCAACTCTCCAATAAAAAAATTGGACATTTATAATCCAAACTCCAACATCCATCAAATACTTGCTCTCTTTCTCACCGGTCTAAAAAATCCATGCCAATCTATAACGTAGTCTATATCCATTCCATTATTTCCTTGATGTAAATGAGTTCTGATAAACACACCTTTAGTCACCAGTAGGAAGTCAAAtccataaattaaacaaatgtaAGAAAACACTTCTTCGTTTATATGATTGCCATCATCCTTCCACCATTTTTTCTTATCCAATAACAAACGAGATGGCAAAACTGATAAAACGGAAACTACATAGAAGTTCTGATACACTAACTTAGATAAGTAGTGAATCTCGAACTTAGAGGACCAGAGACGTAATACTTTATTTTTGAGAAGAATTTCGTCGTTATTAAAGCCACTGCAATACTGCTTGATCAACAGGTTTAGTCcttcatatagagtagaattCTACATCCAACTACAATCTCTATATCGCATGAGAGAACAAACCCTGGTaagaaaccagaaaaaaaaactccaccGGTTAAATAAAAGATCACCGGAGACAAAAACTCTATTGAAAGGGACATAACGGTTACACAGAACCGGCACGAGAAAGTAGAAGAACGAAAACCAAAGAGATAACATGAGACTGAACCAGCATTACAAACTGCTTGAAAAAATGTGAATTGGTCGTTGACGGTTTGAAACTACCCATCGACAGAGATTGACTCTGAAACGAGCGGTTGTACATCACCATCTCTGTATTCTCGATCACAGTCTCCAGGATTATGATGAATATTAGAAGATATTGGTGTAGTTAGTTTTATCAACGCCAAAAGCATCACAAGTCTACAACACCAAGATCGACAATTCTACAAATCCTTCATAAAGAGTAAAACTACGAACTTGGAGATGTTGTGATTTTGTGTAATTgataacttaaataaaaaaggaaagcaAAAGGAAGTACGGCCGATCTTGATCAATGAGAGGTCTCTGTTAAGATTCGCCTTTGTTATGCTAGGGGTGAGACACAATTTATTTTGAATAGGCACATGATTATTAAAAGACACTTTATTGCATAATGAAAAGACacatacataattaaataaatacatttactgaaatattataataattttttgggataatttgaaaaatataccatttatgatttagaatttgaaaaatacatttattttttaatttttttgaaaactacactttcCTACATGTGAAAAGACATTTTTATCTTAAtgttaattaaaactaaaaaattaaagtaattaaaagagaagtcacaactttgactcatgtgatttttttttaaaaagacttaATGGACCTATtactagaaagtcatgttacatttaatttataatcttatcatttaaattttgagcctactagaaatttttattgggctatcaataattggatttaaacaatagatgatccattgaatttataaatagtataaattaaatagatataatataatgttctaatactatacctctgtatgttcaatatttaaaatatttgtcgatgttaatttttaaaattataaagattttttttaaaataacaaaaatcatattatctaacaatgattaatctttactaccggaaaccaatgaaaacaaattttaaattatatagtttattaaaaaaattaaacaaaaactaaatgtttaattatttactcgataatataaatctatgaagcgaaaagtttaatttttaaaaaactttctaaatttgtgaaatgttacaatatctttgaatatgataataaaaaaatattttactaatctttatatatatatttacgattttaataatgaaataataatccgaaaatatatacatagaagaagatacaaatacatttgaaagtttgaaacaatttattcaatgaaaaaatataccgtaaacttattatattttaaaaattgatagacacatatatattataatatatactaatttagaattgaaaacaaaatatttatataaaaataaatgaatacaaAAATCCGCgtggttgcgcggatcgagatctagtcgAACTACTACGTTTGAGATAGGTATATATATTCCTCAATCATACGATTCTGTTAGCATTTTATATTAGATCAATATTTATACTTTAATTTGATATACGTTCAATCTATGATTGAATTATAGATTAtattttgatagattttctacCATGATCATTATTGTTTTTTCGTATGTATTTGCCATACCCAGATTTAGGTTTGCAAGAACCTCATTAattttttagtcaaaaaaaaagaacctcaTTAATTTTGAAGAATTCTGTGcgattgaaatattattatttatttagtttaaacTTTAGAATTTGATGCAATGTAAAGCAAACATTTGATTCTTTTCATTTATATCTGTTTGTTTAAGTTATTTCATCACACTTGAAATATATATGCAGTTCAAAAACAAggtaatagaaaaataaaggaaaaaaaaagatctaataGTTTCAAATCAAAGAAAATAATACCAGACATTTAAAGAAGCAAAGTGGAGAAGATACGCTTTATAATTTGAGAGTAGTGTTTCAAAAAGTGTTTAAACAAGCTCTATGCTTTGATTAAAATTGGAGAACAAGAAAAAGAGTGTGTGGTGACGTCTCAATTGCATAGTTAAAAactatttctgtttttttttcattaaaattatcAATGTAGATATTAAgataattataaacatttaaattggataattaagtaatttataatatataagtgTATTTTTCTAAAAAGCTAAAAACTGATgtagatttcaaaatataatcttattggAAGGTATTTTTCCCAATTTctcctaaattttttaataaataatttgtaacaaaatgaaaaaacacaaatcttaaaactaataattgtagaaaaacaattattagaattttttaacATCTTCTAAAAACTAATTTGtcatttacaataaaaaaatacacaacTCTTAAAATTAGTAGTAACTAACTGAACTCTATTAACATCACTCGCTCTTacgctcttcttcttccttttcttcgCTTCATCCCCAAAGAAAACAACCACTTATTCTTCCCTCCTTTTCTTTCCTTCATCCCCAAGAAACAaccgcttcttcttccttctttcgATTAAGTTTCATTATGGCTGCTGCTGATGATTATTTAGAGATCAAAGACGAGCTGATGGGAGCAGGAGACGAGCTGATGCTCTTACGTTATCTGAAGCCGATGATCGACGACGGAGCATCCTGGCCTCAACACTTCGCCGAAGACGCAGACGTGTTCAACAAGAATCCAAGCACAGTATTCAATCCTGAGAACACAGTCTTCCTGATCGTCAAACCCCGAACAGAGACGTGTGGTAAAACCGACGGATGTGAGTATGGTAGCTGGAGGATCATGGTACGTGATAAACTGATCAGGAACGAGGAGACCGGGAAGCTTCTAGGGTTTAAGAAGATTCTCAAGTTCTGCgtaaagaagacgaagacgagaGGCAGAGAGTACAAGAGAAGCTGGGTTATGGAAGAGTACAGGCTTCCGAACCCTAAGCAAGATCACGTGATTTGCAAGATTCGGCTTTTATTCCAAACCGAAATAGGTTTCTTGCTATTTAAGCATTTCTCCTATTCGTGTGGTCCGCTTCCTGCAAAACAGTCGTTGCCAGCTTATGGATACGGTTTTCCTAATCCAGAAGACGAGGGTGCATATTATCTGCAGAGCTTGATCGATCATGAAAACGAATGGCCTAGCTACGTTACCAACGACGTGTACTGCATGCATCCATCGGCGCTTGTGGATCCTCATCGTGATCAGATGTTTGCACGATTCGGACTCTGCATCTTCGCTAACCGGACAGAGGCGTGTGGTTATACCGATGGGTGTGAAAGCGGTTGCTGGAGGATCATGGAGGGTGATAAACCCATCTCTTCGATCATGGTGGGTGAGATGTTTGGTTACAGGAGGGTTTTCAAGTTTTGCGAAAAGGATATAGACAAGCACCTTGGTAAGGTCGACGGAGAAGTTATGTTTCTGACTTGGATTATGGAGGAGTATAGGCTTGCtgaagaggagatgaaggatAAAGTGTTGTGCGTTATCAAGCTTCATCGGAGGTAAATATCCACTGATCATTGATCATTGATTCAGGAGtctctgtgtgtgtgtgttaatTCTCCCTCTGTATTCTAACTATGATATAGTTTCTTAATTCTCTAGCTATTCAATTTGGTTTAGACATTTGTGGTTGCAGTTTCTTTTACACACAATTGAGAACAAATTGGATTTaaccatgtttaggttgcattttgcatacatgagtctttattagGTATTGAAGTACcaacatggagttcttggagacatttgggtgcatttggagctcaaaagatgTGAtttcattggacgagcagtgcatgggagcgaccctaccggagcgacgccacGAAGTCGCTGTGCcctacctctcagagcgaccttaccggAGCGACGCCACGAAGTCACTCGCCCTTTTTTCGTCTGGAGACACAAAAGATGAAACCGGAGCGACCTGCCAGAGCGACCACCCCAGGTCGCTCCCGGAGCGACCTGCCAGTGCGACCAccccaggtcgctcccgaagcccggagcgacgtATTGGAGCAACCACCCGAGGTCGCTGCGCGTCGTCTATTTGGTCGAACTTATGATTTATCAAGagctttttggtcattttgttatgcacgttttacactttctaaacctatgtttaagtaccttttgtaagccactggaggcagattatcttttgatcttaagaaaaccaccaaaaacctcttggaaagttcatctctttgattcagttgatcatttttgttattgcaatcatgttgttttcatatcgattctctgtatttctctacatgattaatctgaaatccaatatgagtTTAAAAGGAaacatggagattagtgagtaatcaccttttgaattcttgggttagggagattaagcgtgattaggttagagctaagatgttttagtgtagatcattcttagtccttgctagtagagtattcataatgcatcttctgagttggcctctcaaaagttgatctttaggcattttccacccaaaaggtgtttgatgaaatgcctgagacaactcttctaaccttttagcatactttgccaaagacatttgttgttagaggtgctaagatagccattagacttgttagtaatgattgctttcatattattcaaccaaagacatttgatgtttgaaatgtgttagtaaatgaacattcatctagacatagagcttgtttagaactgtgtctaagcttaaggttgatagtttgattgatcgtttgccatccttagttcgaaacttgatcacccaaggtctaatccctatgcccatgaattctcttttcctttagtcaagaaagttacttcatttatcgcttttattattctgcaACTGCATTagcattaatcattagtttagaaatcttttaaataaccggttgcacttagattaagtgagtacttgcattctcagtgcttttaaatcccttagaattggttcaacaatcttttatactacatcatttgtcttaggagccttgaaaacttcTAACATCACCATGGGAAGAACCTGAGGTTTCTTTACTCTCAAGAAAGGTACATTCAGGGAAGTACTTACCTTTCAGAACTTGGGCCAGTAGAGAATCTGGCTTGGAGTGAATTCTCCAACCAAGTTTTGCCAGTAGAGAGTCATTGTAATCCTCAAGGTTTTTAAAACCCAAACCCCCCTAAGAACTTTGGTCGCGCCATTGTGCTCCACGCTACCCATGATATTTTCCTCTTATCAGGTGCACTATCCCACCAAAAGCGAGTGAGGAATGACTGGATCCTATTACAGAGGGAGATCGGGAACTTGAAGCTAGACATGGAGTGTGTAGGTAGGGAAGTGAGTATCGACTGCAGCAAAACGTGCTTCCCTGCGCCAGAGAGAAAACGTGTAGTCCAAGACTGAGAGCTCTGTCTGATTTTATCCACGAGGCCTGTAAACACATCACTCTTTCTTCTACCAAAAGTTTCCGGTAAGCTTAGGTACTTGCCCATTCCTCCTTCCTGCTCTATACCTAGAGCTCTCTTGACTGTCCCCGGGGTTCTTAAGGAGAAGGTTACTGTCGATTTTCTCAAGTTGATGCACTGCCCTGAGCTACTCTCGTATCTGCGGAGAATTCCACTCAGTATCTTGCAGTTTCACGCGTTAGTCTTGCAGAAGAACATGGTGTCGTCAGCGAAGAGGAGGTGGTTGATGAATGGGCTTTTCTTTGCCACTTGAAGACCTTGGAGCCGAACATTCTCTTGACTATTTTTGCACAGACCTAACAGTATCTCAGTGCAGAGAATAAAGAGATAGGGAGAGAGTGGGTCGCCTTGCCTTAGGCCCGAGAGATAAAGAAATTAGAACACAGAAAagggagaagagaaagagatagaGATAAGGGTATTATagtcataaaaaatattttttaaaacggGTATATGAcaaattatatgaacttttgGGTGTATCCACACCAATTTCTCTATCTTTCGATCCCCAAAGAGTAAAAAAAGAAAGGAGGGAGTataaagtgttaaaaaaaaaaaaggagggagTATATAACTGCTACTAGTAACTAATCTGAAAAAGCAACTCTATTAACATCAGtcgctcttcttcttccttttcttcgCTTCATCCCCAAGAAACAACaaccacttcttcttcttccttctttcgATTAAGTTTCATTATGGCTGCTGCTGGTGATTATTTAGGGATCAGAGACGAGCTGATGGGAGCAGGAGACGAGCTGATACTCTTACGTTACCTGAAGCCGATGATCGACGACGGAGCATCCTGGCCTCAACACTTCGCCGAAGACGCAGACGTGTTCAACAAGAATCCAAGCACAGTATTCAATCCTGAGAACACAGTCTTCCTGATCGTCAAACCCCGAACAGAGACGTGTGGTAAAACCGACGGATGTGAGTATGGTAGCTGGAGGATCATGGTACGTGATAAACTGATCAGGAACGAGGAGACCGGGAAGCTTCTAGGGTTTAAGAAGATTCTCAAGTTCTGCgtaaagaagacgaagacgagaGGCAGAGAGTACAAGAGAAGCTGGGTTATGGAAGAGTACAGGCTTCCGAACCCTAAGCAAGATCACGTGATTTGCAAGATTCGGCTTTTATTCCAAACCGAAATAGGTTTCTTGCTATTTAAGCATTTCTCCTATTCGTGTGGTCCGCTTCCTGCAAAACAGTCGTTGCCAGCTTATGGATACGGTTTTCCTAATCCAGAAGACGAGGGTGCATATTATCTGCAGAGCTTGATCGATCATGAAAACGAATGGCCTAGCTACGTTACCAACGACGTGTACTGCATGCATCCATCGGCGCTTGTGGATCCTCATCGTGATCAGATGTTTGCACGATTCGGACTCTGCATCTTCGCTAACCGGACAGAGGCGTGTGGTTATACCGATGGGTGTGAAAGCGGTTGCTGGAGGATCATGGAGGGTGATAAACCCATCTCTTCGATCATGGTGGGTGAGATGTTTGGTTACAGGAGGGTTTTCAAGTTTTGCGAAAAGGATATAGACAAGCACCTTGGTAAGGTCGACGGAGAAGTTATGTTTCTGACTTGGATTATGGAGGAGTATAGGCTTGCtgaagaggagatgaaggatAAAGTGTTGTGCGTTATCAAGCTTCATCGGAGGTAAATATCCACTGATCATTGATCATTGATTCAGGAGtctctgtgtgtgtgtgttaatTCTCCCTCTGTATTCTAACTATGATATAGTTTCTTAATTCTCTAGCTATTCAATTTGGTTTAGACATTTGTGGTTGCAGTTTCTTTTACACACAAGAACGCTAATAGCATAAAGGCAACAGTATTAGCAGCATCGTCacattgatttgtttttgtaaagTTTTTTTCTCTGGCAACAAAAGTTTCACGAAACAATAAGAAGACACACCAGTAACGTACCTTGTGAAGTTTCACTACTTCTGTAATGGTTTTTGGAAGGTTGTTACTTTGTCGTTGATTGTTTGAGATTTGTTGCTCTGGACTGTATTCTATAGTGTGTCGGGAGATGTGTACTAGTAATGAAACCATATACaaggtttttggtttttatttgtgtttttgaAACTGAAGTTTTACGAATAGCATATGAATCGGACTTTGGGTCGAAGTAAATGATATAATTTGATATACACTTGTGTCTCATAAACgcaatatatgtaaaatatatcatCTGATTTGTGTCCATCATAAACATAGTGTAGGCAAAATCTTcgtgaaaatatatatgtttatacaaAAATCAATTGTAAATTCTATACAAATGTTGCTTTCGTGTGTTCATCGTCGTATACGAGAAAGATAAAGAAACTgaaatagcttttttttttttttgtaacacaagaAAACTGAAATAGCTTAATTATAATGTAACAaacaccaaaaacaaaacatatgagGATTACTATTACACGTTCAAGAGGCCAGAATGCAAAATGAAACCTGGTTCATACCAGAATTATATTCTTATtaacaaaatgattttttttttcaaatgactgaaattttgaatccaaaaATCCGTACATCACTCTACTGCAAAGCCCAAACACTGTCAAATTAACTCTTAGTGATCCAAAAGTTTATTCACTAAACCACCTCTTTTTTTTGGTCGGCCATATTAACGATTTGTAAAACCGTATTTATCCGGAAAACGCAAATGAAAACATATTCTAATCAAAAGACAACGGTTAAGTGTAAGCGATGTCAGGGAGTACATATACCACCAAAAAGAAGGCGAGTCAGAGCCGTGTGGGCTAACTGATAATGGGCTTTCGATCTTACTATCAACCCACGTGTCTGCTCTCTATTATGAAGCTTTGATGTTGCCCTGGATTTTCCTCTTctcttacaaaaataaataataattggtCAATGatcatgatatatataataagttatATTTCTCCATTGGTCCCAGAATTGTCGATGAGGCCGACATATATACAAAACAAGATTGTCGTCGAGGCTAAAAAGATGAAGGAACACATGTCCTTTATCTAAATGCAGGAACTAACCCACAAATTAAATCACATTAAGCCAGAGAATATCTctacaaaaatatatgttattactAGTATTCTTTTAAAGTGAACTTACGAGTCTTTCTTTAAACAAAATTCGAACAAGATCAAGACCCTTCTTCACTTGCTCCCCTATCCTCACACGTCCTAAGATCGAATACAAGATCTCTAGAACCTCTACCCCTTACCCCTTAGTGTTATTCACTCGATTACAAGCTTAGCGAACTCCACTCTTAAGCTAAGAATACAATTCTCTCGACAACCCTAATCCATGGGTCGAGTATGACTATATATACAATACAACCAAGTCGGCTATCCACGCCTATCTACCCAATATTCACTATCTacccaaataaggcaagtttTCTAAAACCTCTTCAAAGTCTTTTAGAAACTTTCCATCATGAGATCTCTTCAAACTTGCTCTCCAAGATATCTTCGTATTAACTTTGCATTGGTCCACAATCCATTCTTCAAGTTGCAATCTTCATCTTGACTTGTTCATCCGCACGTACACTTCTCTGTTGCAGACTCTGCTCCATTCGCTGCTGTACTTGCGTCTGTATCAGAACGTCCATCTGATCTTTGCATCTACAATCTCCCCCTTTTAGCTTTCGATGCCTCTCAAGTACCTTCACAGATCCGCTCAAACAACCACACACATTCGAACACATATATCCTGAATAATACGTGCATTAAAATCGAAATGAAGTTCAAAACATGCGAGTTCAAGAGTTAGAGATaaacataaaaccaaaacaaaaaaataacaacattGTTTTATCTGCCACTCCCCCATAATTAAAAAAACgagaaaactaaaattttctcCCCCATAATCTAGTTCTCCTGATCATCCTGCTGCTGCGGATCGTCTGCCTCTTCTTCTCCCCCTGCTTGAGAGCATACAGAGTTAAAACTCATAAAGATCAGAGCAAATAATGAACCAGATAGAAGACTTACTTGGGTACAACATGCTTGCAATCTGTCCTACGACACTCGTTAGAGTCTGCATCGCAGTTGCAAGCTGTTGAATTGCTGCTGAAGCCGTATCTAGAGCCAGCTTTGCCTCTTCAGCATCTATCAGCTGTCCTGGAGCTGCAATGGATCCGAGATGAATGATCTGGAACTTTCCAGCAGACCGCGAAGACTGTCTTGGTGGCACATATCCAGAAGGATCAGTCCTTTCGGGTCGAGGAGTGCTTGGAGGTGGTCCAGAAGGAGGTGATGCAGTTGATGTTGATGCAgattttcctttcttcttggCCTGCCTCTGAGCCTTCTTTTCGGCCTCTCGTGCTTCCTTTTGATTCTTGAGATATTCTTCTCCCAGACGAGGGTCCTTCTTGTATGGAATCACATGCACAAGTTTCTCTCTTGGTTTTCGTTGCACCATGTGCTGCATCTGAAGCACACCATAGATGGTACGTGGAAATATCAACCACCTCGTGTCCTTCTTTTCTCCCTCTTTTTGAATGACTCCGAGGTTAATAACTTGATTGTAGACCATCACTCCTATGTCAACACAGACTCCATGAAACATCTTATAGACGAGTTTTGCACGATCGATGGACGCCACATTCTTGTTAGACGAAGGTACCCAGTTGTATGCTGCAAGAACCAGCAGCGCAACTTTACACGGAGACAAGGAGCTTGTCGTGAGGTTCTTCATCTCCCGTGTTCCCTCGGCCAGGAAGTCAGCAAGCTCGTCACTATTAAATTCATCCATGGTTGCCTTTACTTCTACCTCCTCTCCTTCAAGTGGTGACACATCAAAGTATTAATCAATCATAGCTGGAGAAAGTTCATACTTCTGCCCTCGTATTGTCACTattgttaggggatttttgtgtaggatcttttaGAGTACTACAGAACGATGGATATGCTGGGTTGCGTATAGATTTTAGAGAAGTAAAAGAGATTATGACTTGAATAAGCGTTTATTAGATCAAACTAGAAGAGATTACAAAGTATTGAGTAAGAAACCCTAGTCTAGCCGTCTAATTCTAGCCTTCAAGTGTAAAAGAGTCGATCCCTTGTTCTAGGGTTTGGGTTCCCCTTATATAGTCGTCTATAGGTTGGTTGGAGTAGATGGAAGTCTTctatattcggaaatatggaaggttctccttatcggcaATTTGCCTTTTCTTGGAGCTAGAGGCGGTTCCTGGAACCGATACCGGGGTACCCAATACTGGGGATCCTG
This genomic stretch from Brassica napus cultivar Da-Ae chromosome C9, Da-Ae, whole genome shotgun sequence harbors:
- the LOC106377633 gene encoding uncharacterized protein LOC106377633; the encoded protein is MAAADDYLEIKDELMGAGDELMLLRYLKPMIDDGASWPQHFAEDADVFNKNPSTVFNPENTVFLIVKPRTETCGKTDGCEYGSWRIMVRDKLIRNEETGKLLGFKKILKFCVKKTKTRGREYKRSWVMEEYRLPNPKQDHVICKIRLLFQTEIGFLLFKHFSYSCGPLPAKQSLPAYGYGFPNPEDEGAYYLQSLIDHENEWPSYVTNDVYCMHPSALVDPHRDQMFARFGLCIFANRTEACGYTDGCESGCWRIMEGDKPISSIMVGEMFGYRRVFKFCEKDIDKHLGKVDGEVMFLTWIMEEYRLAEEEMKDKVLCVIKLHRR
- the LOC111213970 gene encoding uncharacterized protein LOC111213970, giving the protein MAAAGDYLGIRDELMGAGDELILLRYLKPMIDDGASWPQHFAEDADVFNKNPSTVFNPENTVFLIVKPRTETCGKTDGCEYGSWRIMVRDKLIRNEETGKLLGFKKILKFCVKKTKTRGREYKRSWVMEEYRLPNPKQDHVICKIRLLFQTEIGFLLFKHFSYSCGPLPAKQSLPAYGYGFPNPEDEGAYYLQSLIDHENEWPSYVTNDVYCMHPSALVDPHRDQMFARFGLCIFANRTEACGYTDGCESGCWRIMEGDKPISSIMVGEMFGYRRVFKFCEKDIDKHLGKVDGEVMFLTWIMEEYRLAEEEMKDKVLCVIKLHRR